Below is a genomic region from Ancylomarina subtilis.
TGACCTCAAATGGTTGGAAACTTTAAGTCAGAATCAAAAAGGGGAGCTTGAGAAAAGTAATTTTCTAAAAGATGAGAGCATTCATGAGAAAAAAAATGTCATGACTCTTTTGCTAAACAATTCAAAAGCCCTGCTTACCGGACAAAACAAAGTCCATATTCTCAATGATGGCGAAGAGACATTTTCTGATATATTCAGAACTCTTCGTAAAGCGAAAGATCATATTCATTTGGAATACTACATTATAGAAGATGGTGAATTAGCCAATGAACTTCACACGATCCTAATAGATCGTGCCAAAGCAGGTGTTGAAATTCGAATTATATACGATGGAGTTGGCAGTTGGAAACTCAGTCAGGATTATATTGATAGCTTGAGAAAAGTGGGTGTGAAAATTCATGCTTTCTTACCGGTTCGCTTTCCAATTCTAACCAATCGAATCAATTATCGTAATCATAGAAAAATTATAGTTGTTGATGGAAAGACCGCATTTGTTGGTGGTTTGAACTTTGCTGATCGGTATAAAAATGGAATTCCGAAAATAGGCATCTGGCGCGACACTCACCTAAAAATTATTGGCGAGGCAGCAAGTAGTTTGCAAATTGTTTTCTTAATCGATTGGTATTTTGTTCGTCAGGAGGTTCTTCTTGACAAAAAATATCGTCCTTATTTTAAGGTCAAAGAGCACTGTCTTTTACAAATTGTATCCTCAGGAGCCGACTCTGATTGGGCAAGTATTTTACAGGCTTATTTCTCGGCGATCACCTCTGCTAAACAAAATGTATATATCTCTTCGCCCTACTTCATGCCCAACGGTAGTCTCTTGATGGCTTTAAAAACAGCTGCAATGAGTGGAGTTGATATAAAGGTTTTAATACCTAAGAAATCTGATTCAACAATGACCTTTTATGGCACTCTATCTTATATTGAAGAATTATTGGAAGCCGGCGTTAAAATCTACTTCTACAAAAAAGGCTTTAACCACAGTAAAATTATGATGGTAGATGGTGTGATATCAACAGTTGGAACAGCCAATATGGATATCAGAAGCTTTGAGCAAAACTTTGAAGTCAATGCGCTTGTCTACGATGAAACAATCACATTAGAGCTTAGAGCCCGTTTCTTAAAAGATTTAGAAGATAGTGAAGAGATAGATCTACTAAGCTGGCAAATGCGATCTAAGAGTCAAAAACTGAAGGAATCTCTGGCAAGGGTTTTCACGCCTCTATTATAAGATACGCCTAATTTCCAGGACGAAGGTGATTTCTCAGCGTCTTTGTGCTATCATCCAGAGCATACTCGTATTCCCCATCAACATATTCCATAGCAAAAGTATCATACAGAGCTTTTATTCTTTGAGCGATATAAATATCACGAGTTTGATAGGTAAAGTGTTCCCTTTCGTTTATATAAACCATAAGAGCATTAAGTCTTTCTCCTGTTTCACCGGTAATATCCTGCACCAATTGTTTATTAAACTTGGTTTTCAATATATTGATCTTACCCTCTGTTAATTTTAATTTAGCAACATGTTCTCTTTGCTTTCTATCTTTAAACTTTCGATTAATAGATATGCCTACTCCAACACCTGGTCTATCCATAGCTAAAGCTGCCTGCATATATTGCTTCATATTACCAAAGTCCCAACCTCCCGTTACATTCTTTTCTTCAGGCAACTCCATATTCACAAAATTCTCTTTAAACTGACTCCAGGTTCCTAATGAATAAATATCAACTTCTTCGAGCATATACGAAGTCCTGTTCAATTGCAACTCCTGAAATGCTGTACCATCTGTTATCTCAGAGGTTACAGGAATTATTTGTTCAGCAAATCCCAAGGATGATACCTTTAAACTTTGATTGGGCTTAATTTGAACTTTAAAGAAACCCAGACTATCGCAGATAACGCCCCAGTATGTATCGTCAATTTTAATATGAGAATATGGGATACCTTCAAGTGTTGCCGCATCAATCACCTTACCTGAAAGAATGAAGCTCTCACCTTTTTCTGAATTTTGCGCATTGGAAATAAAGGGCAGCAGCACAAAGCAGCTTAAACATATGAGGACAATATGAATCGATTTCAAGGCTAGTTTCTTTTAGTGACAGCTAAAGATATCATATGAAAAGGATAGATTTTTAACTTATTACATTTTTTAACAGAGAT
It encodes:
- the cls gene encoding cardiolipin synthase, with protein sequence MVFNWNEIWLYLFGALGIIYMLTIIFTVIVVILENRSPQKTISWILVLILLPVIGLVCYLVFGQSYRKQKMFSLKELGDLKWLETLSQNQKGELEKSNFLKDESIHEKKNVMTLLLNNSKALLTGQNKVHILNDGEETFSDIFRTLRKAKDHIHLEYYIIEDGELANELHTILIDRAKAGVEIRIIYDGVGSWKLSQDYIDSLRKVGVKIHAFLPVRFPILTNRINYRNHRKIIVVDGKTAFVGGLNFADRYKNGIPKIGIWRDTHLKIIGEAASSLQIVFLIDWYFVRQEVLLDKKYRPYFKVKEHCLLQIVSSGADSDWASILQAYFSAITSAKQNVYISSPYFMPNGSLLMALKTAAMSGVDIKVLIPKKSDSTMTFYGTLSYIEELLEAGVKIYFYKKGFNHSKIMMVDGVISTVGTANMDIRSFEQNFEVNALVYDETITLELRARFLKDLEDSEEIDLLSWQMRSKSQKLKESLARVFTPLL
- a CDS encoding carboxypeptidase-like regulatory domain-containing protein, whose product is MKSIHIVLICLSCFVLLPFISNAQNSEKGESFILSGKVIDAATLEGIPYSHIKIDDTYWGVICDSLGFFKVQIKPNQSLKVSSLGFAEQIIPVTSEITDGTAFQELQLNRTSYMLEEVDIYSLGTWSQFKENFVNMELPEEKNVTGGWDFGNMKQYMQAALAMDRPGVGVGISINRKFKDRKQREHVAKLKLTEGKINILKTKFNKQLVQDITGETGERLNALMVYINEREHFTYQTRDIYIAQRIKALYDTFAMEYVDGEYEYALDDSTKTLRNHLRPGN